In the genome of Bacillus sp. S3, one region contains:
- a CDS encoding MFS transporter yields MKKKITVGNKVLFLLCAMYFITYIDRVNIATAAPFIQKDLGLSTTEMGLILSAFAYPYAFLQIFGGWIGDKVGAKKTLTFVGLIWSLTTALTGMVTGLVSAVLVRIGLGFGEGAAFPTATKAMAQWLPREKFGYAQGIVHSASRLGNAVAPPIIALLIVAFGWRESFFIMGAISIIWMVVWHWYFKDNPKDHPKITQEELNTLPPFEGKEQQSKKIIPWKKLCKRILPVTFVDFCYGWTLWVYLTWLPSFLYTAYHLDIKNSALFAAGILLSGVIGDTLGGVLSDKIYVKTKDLKLARRSILIVGLTGSLIFLLPTLFVHNLTLIAISMSLAFFFLELCNANLWAIPMDIAPNHAGTASGMMNTGFGVAGMLSPVAFGFLISFSGNWQVPFIMSVLLLFIGVLVTLKIDPSKKLEIEHDHQRTDISSPM; encoded by the coding sequence ATGAAGAAAAAAATCACAGTTGGAAATAAGGTGTTATTTCTTCTATGTGCAATGTACTTCATCACCTACATCGATCGGGTTAATATTGCCACTGCAGCTCCATTTATACAAAAAGATCTAGGTTTGTCCACAACGGAAATGGGTTTAATTCTATCCGCCTTTGCCTATCCCTATGCGTTTCTTCAAATATTTGGCGGCTGGATAGGTGATAAGGTGGGGGCTAAGAAGACGCTTACCTTTGTTGGCCTTATTTGGTCACTAACAACGGCGTTAACAGGTATGGTCACAGGATTGGTAAGTGCCGTTTTAGTAAGAATTGGGCTAGGTTTTGGAGAAGGCGCTGCTTTTCCTACCGCTACAAAAGCGATGGCACAATGGCTGCCAAGGGAAAAATTCGGCTATGCACAAGGGATTGTCCATTCGGCTTCCAGGCTTGGAAATGCAGTGGCACCTCCCATTATTGCCTTACTAATAGTAGCTTTCGGATGGAGAGAATCATTCTTTATCATGGGTGCAATTAGTATAATTTGGATGGTTGTATGGCATTGGTATTTTAAAGATAATCCAAAGGATCACCCGAAAATTACACAAGAGGAATTGAACACATTGCCTCCATTTGAAGGTAAGGAGCAGCAAAGTAAAAAAATCATTCCTTGGAAAAAACTTTGTAAAAGAATTCTTCCTGTTACATTTGTAGATTTTTGCTATGGATGGACATTATGGGTATATTTAACCTGGCTTCCGTCGTTTTTATATACTGCTTATCATTTAGATATTAAAAATTCGGCCTTATTTGCGGCGGGTATTCTGTTGTCAGGTGTCATTGGCGATACTCTTGGAGGAGTGTTATCAGATAAAATTTACGTGAAGACAAAAGACTTGAAGCTTGCCCGCCGTTCAATCCTGATTGTAGGTTTAACGGGTTCCCTCATCTTTTTATTACCGACCTTATTTGTGCATAATCTTACGTTGATTGCCATATCTATGAGTCTAGCTTTCTTTTTCCTTGAGCTTTGTAATGCTAATTTATGGGCAATCCCAATGGATATTGCCCCAAATCATGCAGGAACAGCAAGCGGTATGATGAACACTGGATTTGGCGTGGCTGGCATGCTTTCACCCGTTGCTTTTGGATTTTTAATTTCGTTTTCAGGTAACTGGCAGGTTCCATTTATTATGTCCGTGTTGTTATTGTTTATCGGTGTATTGGTGACATTAAAGATAGACCCGTCTAAAAAATTGGAAATAGAGCATGATCATCAGAGGACCGATATATCAAGTCCAATGTAA
- a CDS encoding DUF3243 domain-containing protein yields MEKQLHDQDIANHIYKNGDSLTSFDDFREYLRGKVDLGIKLGMDEEQLANSAQKVADYLADKQSPKNSEERLLQELWKVGTEEEQHKLAHLLVRLVQE; encoded by the coding sequence ATGGAAAAGCAGCTACATGATCAAGATATAGCCAATCATATTTACAAGAACGGTGATTCGTTAACAAGTTTTGATGATTTTAGGGAATACCTAAGAGGAAAAGTAGATTTGGGTATAAAACTAGGGATGGATGAGGAGCAATTAGCCAATTCGGCGCAAAAAGTAGCCGATTATCTTGCGGATAAGCAATCACCAAAAAACTCTGAAGAGCGGTTATTACAAGAGCTTTGGAAAGTGGGTACGGAGGAGGAACAGCATAAGTTAGCACATTTGCTTGTACGATTGGTACAGGAATAA
- a CDS encoding lmo0937 family membrane protein translates to MLIWTIISLLLLFWVLGLVFHIAGGLIHLLLVVAVVVFIFKLFSGRTKGNA, encoded by the coding sequence ATGTTGATTTGGACAATTATTAGTTTGTTACTTTTATTTTGGGTTCTTGGGCTTGTTTTCCATATTGCTGGAGGACTGATTCACCTTTTACTCGTAGTGGCTGTCGTGGTGTTCATTTTCAAATTATTCTCCGGGAGAACAAAAGGAAATGCGTAG
- a CDS encoding sigma-54 interaction domain-containing protein, translating into MIALYKMNDLYEDQIKKFYTDLGYQTASFYSINSILDQIMNPMVILTPVIFRQELEGVSFPIIPISIRAGDIKKSINELFESKEKQGYTYIASNDEIMWLKKEYTEYLENEKIHISFLLDKQSSTLSPNHLNLAPIWMKGLISVPWNKHVHFIKPAFTSIIPILQTACSLVSLTEEIIKERFQVEAIVNSTHDGVVAVDKIGNIILANKHAKTILGFEENPKGRNITEFIPQSDMIRVLETGKIERDDIALVGGRQIVINRSPVIVKGKIVGAVSNFKEITDIQKVELLLRKKLHQNGLEAKYRLSDIVGETQVIMETKELARKFAETESTVLITGESGTGKELFAQGIHSASHRSLGPFVAVNCAAFPENLLESEMFGYEKGTFTGALKDGKPGLFELAHGGTLFLDEIGELPLRIQALLLRVLQEKTIRRVGGERIIPVDVRIITATNRNLEEEVEEKQFRSDLYYRLNVLALELPPLRGRLTDIPKLVDSFLVEFNEKRKNKIKAVEKELISLFQMHDWPGNIRELRNAIERMVVLEEGNCLGLHGAKFLLEKLRRRKILGDVPNQPSIKNKEKELILTTLEKFAYNKKLAAESLGIDRSTLWRKMKEYNL; encoded by the coding sequence ATGATAGCTCTTTATAAAATGAATGATTTATACGAAGATCAAATAAAAAAATTCTATACTGATTTGGGGTATCAGACTGCCAGCTTTTATTCGATTAATTCAATATTGGATCAGATTATGAATCCGATGGTTATTCTTACACCTGTTATCTTTCGGCAAGAATTGGAGGGTGTTTCGTTTCCCATTATTCCGATTTCAATCAGGGCAGGGGATATAAAAAAGTCAATAAACGAGTTGTTTGAATCCAAGGAAAAGCAGGGCTATACATATATCGCCTCAAACGACGAAATTATGTGGCTGAAAAAAGAATACACAGAATATCTTGAGAATGAAAAGATTCATATCTCGTTTTTACTAGACAAACAATCTTCCACACTTAGCCCTAATCATTTGAATCTGGCACCAATATGGATGAAAGGGTTAATTTCTGTGCCATGGAATAAGCATGTGCATTTTATTAAGCCGGCGTTTACTTCTATCATTCCCATACTACAAACAGCCTGTTCACTAGTAAGCTTAACGGAAGAAATTATAAAAGAAAGATTTCAGGTAGAGGCGATCGTTAATTCCACGCATGACGGAGTGGTTGCTGTCGATAAAATCGGAAATATTATCTTGGCTAATAAGCATGCGAAAACCATTCTTGGTTTCGAAGAGAATCCGAAAGGGAGGAATATCACAGAGTTTATTCCTCAGTCTGATATGATTCGAGTGTTGGAAACTGGAAAGATTGAAAGAGATGATATTGCTCTTGTTGGGGGTCGCCAAATTGTCATTAACCGCTCCCCCGTTATCGTAAAAGGGAAAATTGTCGGAGCTGTATCAAATTTTAAAGAAATTACAGATATTCAAAAAGTGGAATTACTACTTCGTAAAAAGCTACATCAAAATGGTTTAGAGGCAAAGTATCGATTAAGTGATATTGTTGGAGAAACACAGGTGATAATGGAGACAAAAGAATTAGCAAGGAAATTTGCTGAAACGGAATCTACTGTTTTAATAACCGGTGAGTCTGGAACTGGTAAAGAATTATTTGCTCAAGGGATTCATTCTGCAAGTCATCGATCACTTGGTCCATTTGTAGCCGTGAATTGCGCAGCGTTTCCTGAAAATCTTTTGGAAAGTGAAATGTTTGGATATGAGAAAGGGACGTTTACAGGTGCTCTAAAAGATGGAAAGCCTGGCTTATTTGAGCTTGCCCATGGAGGTACGCTGTTTTTGGATGAAATTGGTGAGTTACCTCTACGAATTCAAGCTCTTTTATTAAGGGTACTTCAGGAAAAAACAATTAGGCGTGTCGGCGGAGAGCGAATCATACCAGTAGATGTTCGAATCATTACAGCAACGAATCGGAATTTGGAGGAGGAGGTTGAAGAGAAACAATTCCGGTCTGACTTATATTATCGGCTAAATGTACTAGCTCTTGAATTGCCGCCTCTACGCGGGCGTTTAACAGATATCCCTAAACTGGTAGACTCGTTTCTAGTTGAATTTAATGAAAAAAGAAAAAACAAAATAAAAGCTGTTGAAAAAGAATTAATTAGTTTATTTCAGATGCACGATTGGCCGGGGAATATTCGTGAATTGCGGAATGCCATTGAAAGGATGGTGGTTCTGGAGGAGGGGAACTGTTTAGGGCTTCATGGGGCAAAATTTCTTTTGGAAAAATTAAGAAGAAGAAAGATCTTAGGGGATGTGCCCAATCAACCAAGCATAAAAAATAAAGAAAAAGAACTGATTCTAACCACATTAGAAAAATTCGCTTATAATAAAAAGTTAGCCGCTGAGTCTCTTGGAATCGACCGGTCCACCCTTTGGAGAAAAATGAAAGAATATAATTTATGA
- a CDS encoding tartrate dehydrogenase codes for MQHYSIALIPGDGIGPEVTNEAVKVLKKAEEIHGGINFSCETFDWGCDYYLQQGRMMPENGLEILKDFDVILFGAVGAKTVPDHISVWELILPIRRKFQQYVNLRPIKLLKGLESPLRYKHHDDLDFVVVRENTEGEYSNSGGRVHEGTPYELAMQNNIFTRYGTERILNYAFSLAEKRAKKNLTVATKSNAINFTMPFWDEMVKEIGSSYPDVQTQLYHIDALAAYFISRPETLDVVVGSNLFGDILTDLGAAIVGGLGLAPSGNINPERIYPSMFEPIHGSAPDIAGKGIANPIASIWSLSLMMDHLELYEAGKLILDSIEGVLLDGIIRTPDLGGTATTIEMGDAIVSKMVQLSLSPKI; via the coding sequence ATGCAACATTATTCCATTGCGTTAATTCCTGGTGATGGGATTGGTCCAGAAGTGACCAATGAAGCCGTAAAAGTATTAAAAAAAGCAGAAGAAATTCACGGCGGGATAAATTTTTCATGTGAAACCTTTGATTGGGGTTGTGATTATTATCTCCAACAGGGAAGAATGATGCCGGAGAACGGCCTAGAGATCTTAAAAGACTTTGATGTTATTCTATTTGGTGCAGTTGGGGCTAAAACGGTACCTGATCACATCTCGGTTTGGGAGTTAATCCTGCCCATCCGCAGAAAATTCCAGCAGTATGTAAATTTGCGGCCGATCAAACTCCTAAAAGGGTTAGAAAGTCCTCTAAGATATAAACATCATGATGACCTCGACTTTGTTGTTGTCAGGGAAAATACGGAAGGGGAATATTCCAACAGCGGCGGACGTGTTCATGAGGGAACCCCGTATGAACTGGCAATGCAAAATAACATATTTACTAGATATGGGACTGAGAGAATCCTAAACTATGCCTTTTCCCTGGCTGAAAAAAGAGCGAAGAAAAACCTGACTGTGGCAACAAAATCAAATGCGATTAATTTTACGATGCCGTTTTGGGATGAGATGGTGAAAGAAATCGGCTCTAGTTACCCGGATGTTCAAACGCAACTCTACCATATTGATGCTTTAGCAGCTTATTTTATTTCAAGACCCGAGACACTTGACGTAGTGGTCGGAAGTAATTTATTTGGTGATATTCTGACAGATTTAGGTGCAGCGATTGTTGGAGGTTTGGGGCTGGCACCCTCCGGAAACATTAATCCGGAGCGGATCTATCCGTCCATGTTTGAGCCCATTCATGGTTCTGCTCCCGACATTGCCGGAAAAGGGATTGCTAATCCAATTGCCTCCATTTGGAGCCTTAGTCTAATGATGGACCATCTCGAACTCTATGAAGCAGGCAAATTAATACTTGATTCTATCGAAGGCGTGTTACTTGATGGCATAATAAGAACTCCTGATTTGGGGGGCACTGCCACGACGATAGAAATGGGCGATGCCATCGTTTCGAAAATGGTTCAATTAAGTCTTAGTCCTAAAATCTGA
- a CDS encoding SDR family NAD(P)-dependent oxidoreductase produces the protein MQKEKMVLFPSIEGKVAVVTGAGSGIGRATAILLAKNGATLFLMSRDEEKLKETQKTCESYGVKCFYQSTDVTDPNAVIESFAECYKMFGRVDILCNVAGGSTGRRFTLDMTGDDFDEVYKLNLKNVFLCCKEVLPGMKERNHGRIVNVSSLIGRAAGDNTNIAYSSLKAGIDQFSKYLAREVGQYGICVNSVSPGYIEASPRITELWAKTQNMQGVFDRLSLKRPGTAMEVANAIVFLASDEAAYITGEVLDINGGAVMA, from the coding sequence ATGCAAAAAGAAAAGATGGTTTTGTTCCCAAGCATTGAAGGAAAAGTTGCGGTCGTAACCGGGGCTGGAAGCGGGATCGGCAGGGCAACGGCCATTCTCCTTGCTAAAAACGGGGCGACTCTGTTTCTGATGAGCCGGGACGAGGAAAAGCTGAAGGAAACACAGAAAACATGTGAAAGTTACGGTGTGAAATGCTTTTATCAATCAACGGATGTAACCGATCCGAATGCAGTTATAGAGTCGTTTGCCGAATGCTATAAAATGTTTGGACGAGTGGATATACTCTGCAATGTAGCCGGAGGAAGCACTGGCAGAAGGTTTACCCTTGACATGACAGGGGACGACTTTGATGAAGTGTATAAATTGAATTTGAAAAATGTGTTTCTCTGCTGTAAAGAAGTACTTCCGGGAATGAAGGAAAGAAATCATGGAAGGATTGTAAATGTATCTTCCCTCATAGGAAGGGCTGCGGGTGACAATACGAATATAGCCTATTCCAGCCTTAAAGCCGGAATTGACCAGTTTTCCAAGTATTTGGCAAGGGAGGTTGGACAATACGGCATCTGCGTAAATTCTGTATCCCCTGGTTATATTGAGGCAAGTCCGAGAATAACGGAGCTTTGGGCCAAAACACAGAACATGCAGGGGGTGTTTGATCGGCTCTCATTAAAAAGACCGGGAACGGCTATGGAAGTGGCTAATGCCATTGTATTTCTTGCCAGTGACGAAGCTGCCTATATTACAGGCGAAGTTTTGGACATAAATGGCGGGGCAGTTATGGCATAA